The genomic interval GTGGTGCAGGCATGGTCATTCAATGCGAACCCGTGTTTAGTTGCATTGACAAATTGAAAACAGAGCGGGATTATGACGAAATCATCTACATGGCAGCAGATGGTGTACGTTTGACCCAAAGCCATTGCAATGAATTGTCCTTGAAAGGCAATTTAATCATACTTGCAGGGCATTACAAAGGCGTTGACCAAAGGGTACGAGATGCTTTGATTACACGCGAATTTTCCATCGGCGATTTTGTTTTGAGTGGTGGCGAGCTTCCGGCGATTGTTCTTGCAGATTCGATTGTTCGCTTGCTCCCCGGAGTAATTGGAGATTGCGAATCGGCTCTGCATGACTCATTCCAAAGCGGATTACTCGAAGCTCCGATTTACACCAGACCGGCAGACTTTCGCGGAATGAGAGTTCCGGATGTTTTGCTTGGAGGGCATCCCATTCATATAGAGGAGTGGCGACATCAACAATCATTGAAAAAAACTGCCGAAAGACGCCCCGATTTGCTCCAAGATAATAATTAATCCCTTTTTTCGACTACTAAATAATATTTTTTAAACAT from Candidatus Kapaibacterium sp. carries:
- the trmD gene encoding tRNA (guanosine(37)-N1)-methyltransferase TrmD, whose amino-acid sequence is MRIDIISAVPEIMESAINASIIKIAREKKIAEINLHNLHDYATDKYRHIDDYPFGGGAGMVIQCEPVFSCIDKLKTERDYDEIIYMAADGVRLTQSHCNELSLKGNLIILAGHYKGVDQRVRDALITREFSIGDFVLSGGELPAIVLADSIVRLLPGVIGDCESALHDSFQSGLLEAPIYTRPADFRGMRVPDVLLGGHPIHIEEWRHQQSLKKTAERRPDLLQDNN